From one Prochlorococcus marinus XMU1404 genomic stretch:
- a CDS encoding josephin, producing MKDSPKYLFLASGVKNGEGFWIVGVKNCNENILEDKKLLDCHRKELIGNESAKEILLAINLNINNLFNEIRNKNHQIERPSIGISFDIPLDLLENIFDFWLEVYKNKEAWETCFGLLKVRQRISLTNLIKSESLKGNSRKWAIKVENLHTYEPNLFNFEKPNKPMWK from the coding sequence TTGAAGGATTCACCTAAATATCTATTTCTTGCAAGTGGAGTAAAGAACGGTGAAGGTTTTTGGATTGTGGGAGTCAAAAATTGTAATGAAAATATTCTTGAGGATAAAAAACTTTTAGATTGCCATAGAAAAGAATTAATAGGAAATGAATCAGCTAAAGAAATCCTACTCGCTATTAATTTAAACATAAATAATTTATTCAATGAAATAAGAAATAAAAACCATCAAATTGAAAGGCCTTCTATTGGAATTTCTTTTGATATCCCACTTGATCTACTGGAAAATATTTTTGATTTTTGGTTAGAGGTATACAAAAATAAAGAAGCCTGGGAAACTTGTTTTGGTCTTCTTAAAGTTAGACAAAGAATTTCCCTAACGAACCTAATTAAAAGCGAGAGCTTAAAAGGCAACTCAAGAAAATGGGCTATAAAAGTAGAAAATCTACATACATATGAACCAAATTTATTCAACTTTGAAAAGCCAAATAAACCAATGTGGAAATAA
- a CDS encoding phosphoribosyltransferase, with the protein MISYFTWSDFDESVEHIANKCKLLEFSGIYGVPRGGLCLAVALSHKLKINLISEPIKNSLIVDDIYETGITLNTLKDIEGATFFVLFSKVQPKWWNTVHISEKKEWIVFPWENILNIKNDRNDYTKKRGLI; encoded by the coding sequence ATGATAAGTTATTTTACATGGAGCGATTTTGACGAGAGCGTGGAACACATAGCAAATAAATGCAAATTATTAGAGTTTTCTGGCATCTATGGAGTTCCTCGTGGTGGTTTATGCCTTGCTGTTGCATTAAGCCACAAATTAAAAATAAATTTGATTTCAGAACCAATAAAGAATTCACTAATAGTAGATGATATCTACGAAACTGGTATCACATTAAACACCTTGAAAGATATTGAAGGAGCTACGTTTTTTGTATTGTTTAGTAAAGTTCAACCTAAATGGTGGAATACTGTACATATATCAGAAAAAAAAGAATGGATAGTTTTTCCATGGGAAAACATTTTAAATATAAAAAATGACCGCAATGATTACACTAAAAAAAGAGGTTTGATTTGA
- a CDS encoding nucleoside 2-deoxyribosyltransferase — translation MKKKLYFANPYGFSKQTKKLLYEFINIFNKLNIEVYEPFERTKNIIKKENEWAYDLARSNFHDLKECDGIFAIVNGTPPDEGVMIELGIAIALKKEIFLFRDDFRNCSDNNQYPLNLMLFIGLPRDNWEKYFFESLEEIKSNKKGFVEWAKKPN, via the coding sequence TTGAAAAAGAAATTATATTTTGCAAATCCATATGGGTTTTCAAAACAAACCAAAAAACTTTTATATGAATTTATTAATATTTTTAATAAATTAAATATAGAAGTTTATGAACCTTTTGAGAGAACGAAAAACATAATAAAAAAAGAAAATGAATGGGCGTATGACCTAGCAAGAAGTAATTTCCATGACTTAAAAGAATGTGATGGCATTTTTGCAATTGTTAATGGGACTCCTCCAGATGAAGGTGTAATGATTGAATTAGGCATTGCGATTGCTCTAAAAAAGGAAATCTTTTTATTCAGGGATGATTTTAGAAATTGTTCTGATAACAATCAATACCCATTAAATCTAATGTTATTTATAGGGCTTCCTAGGGATAACTGGGAAAAATATTTTTTTGAATCTTTAGAAGAGATAAAAAGTAATAAAAAAGGATTTGTTGAATGGGCAAAAAAACCAAATTAA
- the rpsU gene encoding 30S ribosomal protein S21: MTQVTVGENEGIESALRRFKRQVSKSGIFADLKRLRHHETPVEKYKRKLQQRRKARRR, encoded by the coding sequence TTGACACAAGTTACAGTTGGAGAAAATGAGGGTATTGAATCCGCCCTTAGAAGATTTAAAAGACAGGTATCTAAATCTGGAATATTTGCAGATTTAAAAAGACTTAGGCATCACGAAACACCTGTTGAAAAATATAAAAGAAAACTGCAACAAAGAAGAAAAGCAAGAAGAAGATAG
- a CDS encoding helix-hairpin-helix domain-containing protein, translating to MISKFLSKLKSILFKSSVSSETPLKSEKKTTKSSKASKTKTKAKKVNSKKNIETLTKLPGVGEKSAKALYEAGFKTTKAVIAADEKDLLAVTGVGINLVKKLKKLK from the coding sequence ATGATTTCTAAATTTTTAAGTAAACTAAAATCGATTCTATTTAAAAGTTCAGTATCTTCTGAAACTCCTTTAAAGAGCGAGAAAAAAACAACTAAGTCTTCAAAAGCTTCAAAAACAAAAACTAAAGCAAAAAAAGTTAATTCAAAAAAAAATATTGAAACTTTAACTAAACTTCCTGGCGTTGGTGAAAAAAGTGCTAAAGCTTTGTATGAAGCTGGATTTAAAACAACTAAAGCAGTTATAGCTGCAGATGAAAAAGACCTTCTTGCTGTTACAGGAGTAGGAATAAATCTTGTTAAAAAGCTAAAAAAACTTAAATAA
- a CDS encoding uridine kinase family protein, producing MKLIFISGPSGSGKTTLSKEIQVKIKNGLVLSTDNYYKTGLISKLFSKLIKGYFDRSISFDYELFKKDFNYIIENGNSLNERSYNFQKKTISNSLKETNNINFLIIEGIFAREFSSTLSNQNYIFLELNINKNECMKRVSQRDFEERGKAKNQAKNDFLKSWDIYYKKFKNKSMKKNIKKFIITKNTDFDNILKKIFS from the coding sequence ATGAAGCTCATATTTATAAGTGGTCCTTCAGGTAGCGGTAAAACAACCTTATCAAAAGAAATACAAGTAAAAATTAAAAATGGTCTTGTTTTAAGTACAGACAACTACTATAAAACAGGCCTAATAAGTAAATTATTCTCGAAATTAATAAAAGGTTATTTTGATAGAAGTATTAGTTTTGATTACGAACTATTTAAAAAAGATTTTAATTACATTATTGAGAATGGAAATTCATTAAATGAGCGTTCTTATAATTTTCAGAAAAAAACAATAAGTAATTCCTTAAAAGAAACAAATAATATTAATTTCTTAATTATTGAAGGTATTTTTGCTAGAGAATTCTCAAGCACATTAAGTAATCAAAATTATATTTTTTTAGAATTAAATATCAATAAAAATGAGTGTATGAAAAGAGTTAGCCAAAGGGATTTTGAAGAAAGGGGAAAGGCCAAGAATCAAGCTAAAAATGATTTCCTAAAATCATGGGATATTTATTACAAGAAATTCAAAAATAAAAGTATGAAAAAAAATATAAAAAAATTCATTATTACAAAAAACACTGATTTTGATAACATACTAAAAAAAATATTTAGTTAA